A region of the Labeo rohita strain BAU-BD-2019 chromosome 5, IGBB_LRoh.1.0, whole genome shotgun sequence genome:
gggttacttacccatcttttaagtttagcaaacacaaatatctaagttgttacttagtacaacttaacatttcaagttgactaaacttattttagttgactgaagcagggtagtttagttttagtttaaggcagcagggtaacaaattattttaagctgactcaacatattgtgttttttattttttacagtgtactcatATATTAAGGAGGCAGAGGCTGAAAGCACCGTGAGCCTCACACGTATGTgtatagtaaacaaaactgtgtgtttgcaccattcactaacacagacacgcagaaatacggctcttattaaaacgcattcttaaagtaccagtactagtaaaatgcggaatcgtaccatttttaaaagcagggtatggcgatactttttaagtacgGGTATGTCGTGCAACACTGCTGCAAACTCTACGTTCTCAGTCGGCCGGCATCCCACAATTACACCTGCCCCCTGAATTTTAATTCCGAATCCCAGACTTCCTCTCAAAACAGGCTAAAACAACCAAGTGTTTCCTAATTAAATGTTCCGGTTATGCAAATGATTCATCCAATTTAGGGCTTCATTAAATAATTGACTTCTCTTCAGGGGAACAACTTCCAGACATGCAGGATAATTGAGGGCAGTTCCAGGAGAGCAAAGGGACAGAAAGTAATCCATTCTGCTCTTCATTTCAGCCGCTTTATTACGTCCAGAGTTCCTGTAATCTCCAACAGTCtttctcgtctctcgtctccgAAGGAATCCCGCTGGCCTAAATTGGGaatgtgaaatgaaaaacaattaatattatCAAGTGCCTGAGCTTGGTTGTAATTTCGTCCTTAATTGACCTTGCGTGTGGCCAAAGCTGGCAACGATTAATGTCTCCAGGTGTGCGGCTCAGCAAAGCTGTCACAAAGCATGTGAGTAAAGGCTGCGAATACATATTCAAATGTATTCATAACTTATTTACACAGAGTGAGCACATTATAAATGCTAATACACCCACATGAAGCACTGCCTCATTTTTTTTGCGGTTGCACTGAACAGATACTAAACTGTTTTGATGGAAATGTAAAGCTTACTGTGTATTGTAATGCGACTAAACTAAATGCATAACAGCAAGTATTATTTACTCGACATGCAAAAGAACATTTCTCAATCCGGCATCTGTGGCAAGATGAATCACACATGGGAGCATTTGAACTTCCACAGGGGCCACGAATCCGCCACTGGCATTGAACTGAACGTAACATTTCATCATTTGCAGAAGCAAAAGAACAGAACTACAACAGAAGGCAACGGCTAAAGATGGTAACACTTCGTCACAGAGTTTGGTAGAGACGGGAAACTTATTTTGCCTTTCATTTTTCTAAGCAAGattttcaattgttttttttttatgagctgGGTCCCAAACCGTTGGGCTTTTTATACTGAGGAAATTGTagggttattatcattaactaaaattaaaatgaaaaccataaaaaatatttttgttacttgaaataaaatagatgCAAGctgaaataacagaaaatattaaaaatcgcATGTATTTAGCTTCATCTAGTTGCCAAAACACAATTTCTCATTTactttttagtttaagttaaagttttaaaatgactaaaaataaactgatataaaaatatactgatataaataaaacctaactaataaaaatgtcaaaaacaactaaatttgtaaaattattagactttaatttaaattaaattagaaaatataacagactgattcaaaatatgaataactaaaatattgtatcaaagatactaaaataacaatgaataaaaactatatagaaacttaaaaaaaatataataaaactgacaaaaacaacaaaaaatatattttttatttatatgaaagtggagaatataataataaaaactaattcaaaatataaataaaaactaaagtaGTATATACTAAATATTAAGAATACAATAGtatatgataaaaatataatacaaactaattaaaatatgaataataactAACATAGTATATTaaagatactaaaataaaaatgaataaaaactatgtaGACACTTAAAACAAAATCTAGCAACTATTTATTGCAGATTATGGTCTTTTTTGTGTTgccagtgctttttttttccaaaagaaataatgatataaaaagccTTTATGTGTTGTGCATAAAAACATAAGAACGCACATCCTGTTGTAGTTTATTGCTTTAATAAGTAACAAGCCTAAAACCCAAAACATACTTTAAGAAAGTATGTGAATGCAGATGCTTCTAGCTATGCAAGCTTGATTTCATGCATCGTTGCATTTCAAAATGTGTTGCATTCTCTGCAAGGGGCGAGCGGGTATTCAcataaaatgtctaattttatCATTGCTTCTCTTTCAGAGAAACTATTGTCATGGTGGAGCACCAGTTTGAGGAGAATCATGCTAAGCATGTTAGCGCTGGTTTAAAGTCATATTTGTGAATGCACTTGAGTTCTGAAGTTTATTAGTGCATGACTAGtgcaatgcattaaacattGGCAGTGCATTGATCAAGCATTTGCATCTCAGTTCACAAAATTGTGTAAAATCTAttcaaaataattgtattaaatactGTACATTTGGTAAGCGCTTGATTTAGTTCTCATGGGAACATAATCTCATgatttatttacagatttatttcttctcttttagactgttaaacttttaaaattagaGTTGCAGACATTAGTTTTAAGAtgaattacacatttaaaagcaTTCAATTTAACAAAGTTAATGCATTCACCTAATTTGACATCGCAACTGCTgttcttttattcttttctgTCTGTTCCCTACAAGCCCCCAATTATCGAGCTGTATTACTTTACAATTACTAAGCTGTACCAACCTAGATTGATCTTTGGGCTACATGGAGATAACAGGTTAATAATGGAGCATGTCTGGCCTTTTGTCTGGAGCTCCAGCGGTGGTTGAACGTGAAGAGCTGCAGTGAGAGATTTCAAGAGGAACTCGTAGTTTAGCTGAATGAGAGGCAATCAATGAGGGCTTGATTACCTACATAAAACTAGAGGTGTGAGGTGGTAGTGTGTGCTTTATGCCTTTTTCTGTGAACCTTTGTGCTCAAGAGCCTATTGGGGTGATCTGAAAGTAAATATGAGGGACTTGTATGATCAAAATGAAtactgaatgtgtgttttggcATGCAAACAGTTCTTGAGATTTTGCATTTCTGTATTACACTCAGAATACTAGCATACTACATTTACTCTCTCTCTAGTAAATAGTATACCTATGTATGCACAGTATACAAATTTTCTGTATGCATACATGCTTGAATGACCAGCTGCTTTTGCCAAAATATCTAGTATTCAGCAGAGCGCTATATCCCAAAATGCATTGTGCTCAATTTGACATTCATTTTAGTGTGAAGAATGAACCCAAAGCAATATCAGCCACaatttttaacatctttttcTTGACACATTATTTGATTTGAACTGctaagtaaaaatgaaaaatgaaaactgttatttacaAGATGCTAACTAATGCAACTCTAATGGAGTGTTTATGAGGTCAGTATTTATACAATGAcaatgtgtaaatgtaaatgaacaGGATGTTAGTAAAGAGAACTACAACTAATAtgatatccatatttaaaaatggtttaaagtaggGCTGGGCAAAAAATCGATTTAATCGATTTATCGATTTTGTAGTTTAAAacgatttttattttgcaaactCGAGTTTTTTGCCACAATAGTTTTTTCGGACTTTTCCGTGTTTCGTCCTTGTGCGTTACCGTAGCGCGATATGAGCCAGGCCCAGCCCCCGCCCCGCGTAACACAGTCAAAACAACATGGCAGCGTGTAGCAGAGAATTACTTCCAAAGTAACTCCGTAATTTGGAACTGGTTTGGTTTTGATGCAGCAGACAAAACACAGACGAAGCCTTGCTGCAAAATATGTTTCAAAGCTGTTGCTACTGGAAGCAGCAGTACAACAAATCTTTTCCAGCACCTGAGGAATAAACATCCCGAAGAATGGGAGAAGTGCAACCGGCTCCGCAGCGAAAACGGCTCCTCTAGCACACCTGCTAAAAAGCAAACTACACTTCCTGAGAGCTTTAGAAACTGTGTGCCTTATGATAAGAACGGAGCGCGATGGAAAGCGATTACAGAGGCGATCACGTTTTATATTGCCACAGACATGCTGCCAATTTATTCTGTCGAAAAGCGAGGCTTTAATCACATGCTGAAAGTATTAGATGCGAGGTACGTTGTCCCCAGTCGCAAGTATTTCGCCGATGTAGCGCTGCCTCACCTGTACAATACAGACATAGAGCCAGACACAGATCCTCTCGAATGGTGGAAGCTGCATCAGCCCAACTTTCCAAGGCTAAGCTTACTGGCTAAAAAATATCTTTCTATTCCAGCCACTAGTGCCCCCTCAGAGAGGGTATTTAGTGTGGGTGGGGGAATAGTTACCTGCAACCGGGCCTGCCTTAAGCCAGAGGTTGTGGACAGGCTCATCTTTCTtgcaaaaaatgtttagaaTGAGCATAATGTTTCAGAGATCTAACAAGCACGTGTTTTGTTGTTCTAGATAAAAGTTTACAATTGTTTACTCTTTGAGCAGGCTATATGTCTGCCACAggcatgtttcattttttatattcacaCTATACTGAgaagagtttatttttttaattgtaatgttatatgttacaaaatttgtaattatctgatttcttgaacagaaaatttAAGCTACTGTGAAGTTGTTGCACTTTTGCTTAAACCTGGGTTAAAGCTTGAAATTGTTTAATGACAGAGCCtcatttactttttgttttgggATTCTACGCATTTTAACTCTTGAGGACAATCATAGCAATAAAGTTGCACTTTTGACACTATATCTGATGTCTGCAGTCATTTTTTAagtgcattgaaaaaaaaaaaatcgaaaatcGAATCGAAACTcgaatttttctttaaaaaatcgaagatttttttaggcaaaatcgcccagccctagtttaaagctgtttaatattttatgcagtaGATTAAAACATAGCCTACTGTTTATTATAGTGacttaaaaatgtacttcatAACAAGAATAAtttgtacatacagtatatacccTGCGGTAATCAGTAATGCTGCATTCATGTCAGAAAGATTGCATTTATGAGTTGAACGGCTGAACGAGTGGggaaactcaaaactttctttaaGCTCTGAGTTTTGAGTTTGGGGCATGTCAGTGAGAAAGTATTGTGGTTGaaaaaactatggcaatagATGCAGCATCTGTATTGACTGGCTATAAAACTAGCTAGCATGACTTGAATGCATCCAGTGTCGTAATTTCGACTTCCCAGCTCATCAGTATGAACTTAAACGCATCGGAAGAAGCAAATATTCTATTCCAAACATGGCCATAGGCTAGTAGGCATATGATTTTGATACAGGACACACATAAGATATCATAGCGGAGGGCTGTGACATTAAGTTTTGTTAAGTAAGATGTTCTGTGCTATGATTCAGTCTGACCGATTCTCCATCTGATAGGAAAGTTACACTGAGCAAATGCGTGTACCACAAGACACGTACACACATTTAACATCCTCTTATGACTCAGCGGACTGTGATTGTCTGATCACAGACAGAATGCAGTGCCTGGTAACAGTGACAGTGTGATAGAGTGTGTTCAGAATTCCCTGTGGCGATCAGTCGTCATGCTTGTGCCTCCGTGTGCCAGGGGGGTTGCTTAAAGACAAGCCAAGTTAATTAGCGTTGTCAATCTCTACCCCTGAATATCTCTTAGCCTGCCCCCTCTGAGACACCGCTGAGTTAAACACCAGCCCCAAAGCTACAGACAAGCTAAAAGTACTCTCAGTGTCTGCTTCTGTCATACATTTGACCCTAAACTATTCTTATTTGGTAGACTGCCTCACCAGGAAATGGAAGGAGATCAAAGACTTGATTATTGGAGAGAACTCATGAAATCTTAGCCTGAGGCAGTTTTATACTTGAGGAATCTTATTTAGGTGGTTATGTATGTTCTCAGGtagttttgtgtatgtgtttgtcaAAGTAAAACATGATTCAGAAATGCAGTCCTCAATTTGAGACTTTACTGAACCTACtgtctgtgtttctgtgtttctaCTTTACTCAGATGTTCCAGTTCTGTTCCTGTCTCAAGAAAATGAATGACACAAGCAAAGAAACTCAAGGACAAATCTGAGAGATAAAAGTCAACTTGAAGAGATGCATTGCCTAGTCCTGGACTGTCAAGATATGCTACACCAGAGAGGACTGTGCGCACAAGCTTTGAGTTGGAAAGTAGGGCATTAAAGGTGTCGGGGTATCCTCTCACTGGTCAGCCTGAAAACTGTATcccattaacattttatttgccTTGATATTTTTAGGACAAGCATGGTTACGATTGCTGCAAATGTACACAGTGAGAGTTATGTGATGTGAGATTTTGCTCTTGGCTATGAAACCATGATGCAGACTTCTGGGACATACTCGCAAGCCTACCCTGCCAAAGTTTCGTGCTGTTCAGAACTTACACAAAGAGAGATTCACACAAAGGTTGCTCATTGAGTGTTTAAGTGCCCCTGTGGACTAATGGGGCTGAAGCTCAGGATACACCCAGTCCCTCTTTTGCATATAAAGACACTTGCTTATAAAGACTCTTTGTGCCAAAACCAGAACCTACTCTGACAGCATTACCACAAAGACTTGTACTAAAACCCTCAGTCATGTGACCTGAGGAAAGGACCAGTCACATGCTCTGCTGCCGTCGGCTGgtctgttgtattttatttttttgttactgCAGCATTTGTTATGTTCAGAGTTTGCCAAATGTCAAATATACTGTGTGCTATAACTGaattttttatctaattaattGTTCATTCACATTTGACTTGTGAAAGCAGACAAAAAACCCACACATTCAAGTTTGTATTTACATCTATGGTCCATAAACTACTCTTGGATAACATGGTGAGCAAAGAGCCCAACCATTTGCCAACTGTTCACAGCCACAGCAATGGCAACCCAGACAAAACACCCACCGCCGTGACTGTGCGCTCAGTGCTCCTCAACCGGAACTCTCCAGATATTGAAAGCAGACTTAAACGGAGACGGAATCGCACACAGCAGGTACGCTTTAAAGATTTGGAGGATGATGATGAGTCTAAGgataataaaaatgagaagGTGAGGAGTAAGAGCCCAACGGAGGTTCCAAACTGGCAGAAAGAGTTGACAAACGGGCCCTCGCTGGTGGGAGCGGTCCGTGGGGACATGGAAAAGACAATTGGAGCAGTGACAGCATTTTTGAAGAGAGCGCCACCGCACCCACTTACCCCTGGGCCTACCAGACGCTGTTGGGTCCCAACGCATCCATGTTCGCTCACACTGCCGCTGCCAACTCAGTCATGCAGGAGTACAGCCATCCAAACCTCACCCAGTCTGCAGAAGCCTCCCTCGCTCTCTGCCACGCAGACTCGCAGTCACAGCCTGGGGGGAGCCTGGGATGACGGAGACTCCTCCGATGAGCTGACCGCACAGGACTACATTCCACCTTATAGATCACAGAAGAGCTCTGTCCAACATTGTACCCCTGCTGAGCAATCAAGGTGCCAGAAAACTGAGGACAATCAAACTGCCTCTGTGGGTACATCAACACAACTCCAGCCATGTAGTGCTGTGCCGCAAAAACAGTCTAGAAGAAGAGGTAGGAGGAAAGCTTTAAACAGAGCAGCAAGTGATCCTGGGAAACCTGAGCCTCCTTGTACTTCCCCAACTAAAACTGTGCACAGAAGCCACCAACAGTCTAACCAACCCAAGAAGCTTCCATCCAAAGCTGTGGCACACAGAACTTCGTCAGACATTGTACCTTCGCAGCGTTCCTCCACGCCCAACACAGTTCACAATACACCATGTAGTGTCTCTTCCACACAGCCTGAAGCAAGCATTGATTCAAAAATCCAAACTGTCCCAGACAACACAACATCTTTGCAAAAACCTGAGATAGACCCCGCATCTTGTCCATCTCATGCTGCACCACCTCCATCAACCACATGTCCCAAAGAAACATCACAATGTTGCCCACAGCAGGCTGCTGAGGAGAACATCAGTTTGACCCCCACTGTACCAGAGCCTTTGTGCACTACCACAGCACAAGTCATATCCACTGTCACCACATCCTCAACACACGGGCAATCGTGCATGTCTCCAACTGAATCTACAGGTCAATGTTGCACACCTGCTATTCAGAATACAGCAAATTGTAAGACTCCCCCACCAATACCCGAGTCCCAAAGCATTCCAGATTCACACACAGATCCTACAAGTCCTGCCCAACCCAGGCCTTGTTTCCAGACGTTGGAAGAAACCATTGTGTGCTCCAACGCTGCTGGCTTAAAGGCAGTGCCCTGTTCTCAAGGAACACCTGCAGTTGCCTCTACGTTCAGTTCCACACAGCCATGCCAGAAGACTCCAACACAGCCCGTGGCATGTGGTAACACCTCAA
Encoded here:
- the LOC127165537 gene encoding uncharacterized protein LOC127165537 isoform X3; the protein is MVHKLLLDNMVSKEPNHLPTVHSHSNGNPDKTPTAVTVRSVLLNRNSPDIESRLKRRRNRTQQVRFKDLEDDDESKDNKNEKVRSKSPTEVPNWQKELTNGPSLVGAVRGDMEKTIGAVTAFLKRAPPHPLTPGPTRRCWVPTHPCSLTLPLPTQSCRSTAIQTSPSLQKPPSLSATQTRSHSLGGAWDDGDSSDELTAQDYIPPYRSQKSSVQHCTPAEQSRCQKTEDNQTASVGTSTQLQPCSAVPQKQSRRRGRRKALNRAASDPGKPEPPCTSPTKTVHRSHQQSNQPKKLPSKAVAHRTSSDIVPSQRSSTPNTVHNTPCSVSSTQPEASIDSKIQTVPDNTTSLQKPEIDPASCPSHAAPPPSTTCPKETSQCCPQQAAEENISLTPTVPEPLCTTTAQVISTVTTSSTHGQSCMSPTESTGQCCTPAIQNTANCKTPPPIPESQSIPDSHTDPTSPAQPRPCFQTLEETIVCSNAAGLKAVPCSQGTPAVASTFSSTQPCQKTPTQPVACGNTSNQPVYSVISPTQPVTPIQSVPRCMSPKQNEPLGRTPTLPVQTPMSAAHTPTPVQPSSSCKIPVQSIPYCVKDKPASFGSPTQPMASHKIPTQTLPHNVMAFPPEPSCATAPHLVSHFKGPVAAAAHVIPVAQAAVHCILDQQNVATHVTPSIPVLICSPSTQPAQGKLSVQELPHCNSSMQNTVSCSIPSQIVQHFKTPAQTVSHSKSFPQNMSPVLCPREAMMYASKPQETVLPSANFRHSLPPYACPPQTALLYSNAGASPSPPQAFCCTQDRRDRREFMLPPPPPPPPPPYTPRKEGSSTPGQPRKPPVPKAESNNAEKDKVKTGVVKPNAEAGTHHQTGETPPPIPPKCKARATVRPTCLSSRRAILGPESQASANHLPPSGGTNPQAPLGPAEGQADTLRQVQELLGGLMSGAKCKLDLAKAKEKLFGPNGPLYDIGALQSQLHSLEGVLETSQNTIKVLLDVIQDLEKKEAERDGRHSYRTGQDIENCGTCRDCACIIYSLTS